A window of Cohnella herbarum contains these coding sequences:
- a CDS encoding response regulator transcription factor, with protein MKNAEPTMRIVVAEDEDLIRNNLVKKIESFDSGLQVVYAAQDGKSALQYIRDNSADLIVTDIRMPVMDGLELIKSLHSHYPHVRKIITTGYADFEYARQAVRYEASEYLLKPIKSGELQKAISRVQAAIENEKTKIKKNVEGIRPQGTVSSEDIVERVRIYLRENFTGDISLEEISRQFNFAPSYLSKIFIKHTGEPPSKYLISLRINEAKYLLANHPGLSVKEVAERVGYPDQFYFSRLFKQVTGCTPKEYQK; from the coding sequence ATGAAGAACGCTGAGCCTACGATGCGAATCGTCGTAGCAGAGGACGAGGATTTGATTCGCAACAATCTGGTCAAGAAAATCGAAAGCTTCGACTCCGGGCTGCAAGTCGTCTACGCCGCTCAAGACGGGAAAAGCGCCTTGCAATACATTCGCGACAACTCCGCCGACCTCATCGTAACGGATATCCGCATGCCGGTCATGGACGGGCTTGAATTGATCAAGTCGCTGCACTCCCATTATCCGCACGTTCGCAAGATCATCACTACCGGATACGCGGATTTCGAGTATGCCAGGCAAGCGGTACGTTACGAAGCGAGCGAGTATTTGCTTAAACCGATTAAATCCGGAGAGCTGCAGAAAGCGATCTCCCGGGTACAGGCCGCGATCGAGAACGAGAAAACGAAGATTAAGAAAAACGTCGAGGGAATCCGCCCGCAAGGAACCGTTTCATCCGAGGATATCGTGGAACGGGTTCGGATATACTTGCGCGAAAATTTTACCGGAGATATCAGCTTGGAGGAAATTTCCAGGCAATTCAACTTCGCGCCATCCTACTTGAGTAAAATTTTTATCAAGCATACGGGAGAACCGCCATCCAAATATTTGATCTCCTTACGCATCAACGAGGCCAAATATTTGCTTGCCAATCATCCGGGGTTATCGGTTAAAGAAGTGGCGGAACGCGTCGGTTACCCCGACCAATTTTACTTTAGCCGACTGTTCAAGCAAGTGACGGGATGCACTCCGAAGGAGTATCAGAAGTGA
- a CDS encoding sensor histidine kinase, which yields MWSKLKNIQTILFSTYTLIIIVVFTILVAWVYLWVSGLIKKNATDSLVNVGQSMQDQIDSEIRKMNDVSLNVMYSNLVKNQFRKYLTDLEKLPQKPVEGLQQPVTLPGASANSVQSAKELAEILTAAMGPSRAAEQIYLYDFNSKVYGNGFDNGERSYDPNTAPWFQAVMSTQGKYITIPVEDEEMSKFISSREKQYSLSLFRQFYDNYNVPIGIVEVKQYYNRIFKSVLSFVKQRAYEENVLVFDDVGQIIYPLKADRSLYDPYIRQLGEGQPSAESAYESFRNPVTGDRELLSNHRSDLTGWNTVVIVSEKKLLAPLADFTRKTLFVAVGILLFAMLLSFVAAKKITFPIYRILRTVRNIRLDDLGSGRIASQELNSGLNELDQLHDAFLNMSSRLRQSMDELLLSQSQEVQSRLIALQSQMNPHFLYNTLATISVMAEENMNEQIVSMSENMSDILRYISSDLSVVELQTEILHTRKYLEVNEIRHGKKLVYSFEIDEPLTRVMIPKLVVQPLVENSLKFATRQEPPWHIRISGFAEDNAWRVTVSDNGPGFSPESLRKLREQIDETYLTNVTPVLQLGGMGLLNIFIRMRLTYGSESVFLFRNLPDGGAEITIGGPMERGERHEER from the coding sequence ATGTGGAGCAAACTCAAAAACATCCAAACGATTCTCTTCTCGACCTATACGTTGATCATCATCGTCGTATTTACGATTCTTGTCGCGTGGGTATACCTGTGGGTGTCGGGACTAATCAAAAAGAACGCAACGGATTCCCTCGTGAACGTCGGACAATCGATGCAGGATCAAATCGATTCGGAAATCCGCAAAATGAACGATGTGTCCCTTAACGTTATGTACTCCAATCTTGTCAAAAATCAATTTCGGAAATACTTAACCGATCTGGAGAAGCTGCCCCAAAAGCCGGTCGAAGGTTTGCAACAGCCCGTCACACTGCCGGGAGCGTCCGCCAATTCCGTTCAGAGCGCGAAGGAACTCGCGGAAATCCTCACGGCGGCAATGGGACCTTCGCGCGCGGCGGAGCAAATATACCTATACGACTTTAATAGCAAAGTGTACGGCAACGGCTTCGACAACGGGGAACGCTCTTACGATCCGAATACCGCTCCCTGGTTCCAAGCCGTCATGTCGACCCAAGGAAAGTACATTACCATTCCCGTCGAAGACGAGGAAATGTCCAAGTTCATCTCGTCGCGGGAAAAACAGTATTCTCTTTCCTTGTTTCGGCAATTTTACGACAACTACAACGTTCCGATCGGAATTGTCGAGGTCAAGCAATACTATAATCGGATTTTCAAAAGCGTACTGAGCTTCGTCAAGCAACGGGCCTACGAAGAAAACGTGCTCGTATTCGACGACGTCGGACAGATCATCTATCCGCTCAAAGCGGATCGCAGCCTATACGATCCGTATATTCGTCAGCTAGGGGAAGGGCAACCTTCGGCGGAGAGCGCTTATGAATCTTTCCGCAATCCAGTTACCGGAGATCGGGAGCTACTGTCCAATCACCGCTCGGATTTGACCGGCTGGAACACGGTCGTCATCGTATCCGAGAAGAAGCTGCTCGCCCCTTTGGCCGATTTTACGCGCAAAACGCTGTTCGTCGCCGTCGGAATCCTGCTGTTCGCGATGCTGCTGTCTTTCGTCGCGGCCAAGAAAATCACTTTTCCGATTTATAGAATTCTCCGCACGGTGCGGAATATTCGCTTGGACGATCTCGGCTCCGGGCGAATCGCGTCCCAGGAACTGAACAGCGGGCTTAACGAGCTCGATCAGCTGCACGACGCGTTCTTGAACATGAGCTCGAGATTGCGCCAATCGATGGACGAACTTCTCTTGTCCCAATCCCAGGAAGTGCAGTCCAGACTAATTGCTCTGCAATCCCAGATGAACCCTCATTTCCTGTATAATACGCTTGCGACGATCAGCGTCATGGCCGAAGAAAACATGAACGAGCAAATCGTGTCGATGTCGGAAAACATGTCGGATATTTTGCGTTATATTTCATCCGATCTGTCGGTTGTCGAGCTGCAAACGGAAATCTTGCATACCCGCAAATATCTAGAGGTCAACGAAATCCGCCATGGCAAGAAGCTCGTTTACTCGTTCGAGATCGACGAACCGTTAACCCGGGTCATGATCCCTAAGCTGGTCGTTCAGCCGCTGGTCGAAAATTCGCTCAAGTTCGCGACAAGACAAGAGCCCCCCTGGCATATCCGGATTTCCGGCTTCGCGGAGGATAACGCTTGGCGGGTCACCGTATCCGACAACGGTCCGGGCTTCAGTCCGGAGAGCTTACGGAAACTTCGCGAGCAGATCGACGAAACTTACTTGACTAACGTTACCCCGGTGCTGCAGTTGGGCGGCATGGGATTGCTAAATATATTCATCCGCATGAGACTGACGTACGGTTCGGAATCCGTGTTCCTCTTCCGGAATCTCCCGGACGGAGGCGCGGAGATCACGATCGGCGGACCTATGGAAAGAGGGGAACGACATGAAGAACGCTGA
- a CDS encoding ABC transporter substrate-binding protein, with translation MKRFTAVCTSIILTSALLTACGGNNNSEPSASQSATPSASQGESTETASNSGAAKKDITLTYLASQDWIKDAEMELAKKFEEKTGIHIDYQIIPADQYFNVLKTKLNSGEGPDLFGGQSGKSEISLNYNAQKNAVDLSDQEWVKREDPLSVDQLTLNGKVYAQTIWDTSNSYVIVYNKKVFAEQGLNVPTTYAEFKDAALKIQKAGITPLYEPVADGWHHVLWFAEPGPQYDKLQPNLYEDLNANKTNFETSAPMLTSLTQLKEMYDLGLFGDNALSDTFADMANQMASGKFAMALMTQDLPQQIEKINPELKATDFGFFVIPLADNQIYYVNPGGPSKFVYSGGKHIEEAKQYLGFLAEPENLQYLLDNTPTFSNLNFSGLKDKYSDEQKKLHETYPVKGTDIQDYVNYVNPQWMDMGKDIVGMFGGAAEPVDVLKSIDKRRSDMAKIAKDEGWNK, from the coding sequence GTGAAAAGATTTACGGCAGTTTGTACTTCGATTATTTTGACATCCGCGCTGTTGACGGCATGCGGAGGTAACAACAATTCGGAACCGTCCGCGTCGCAATCGGCAACGCCATCGGCTTCTCAGGGCGAATCGACGGAAACGGCGTCCAACTCGGGTGCCGCGAAGAAAGATATTACGCTGACTTATCTCGCCAGCCAAGATTGGATCAAAGACGCGGAAATGGAATTGGCTAAGAAGTTCGAAGAGAAGACGGGAATCCACATCGACTATCAAATCATTCCCGCCGATCAATATTTCAATGTGCTGAAAACGAAGCTGAACTCCGGCGAAGGTCCCGATCTGTTCGGCGGACAAAGCGGCAAGAGCGAAATCAGCCTGAACTATAACGCCCAGAAAAACGCGGTCGATCTTAGCGATCAAGAGTGGGTAAAGCGGGAAGATCCGCTTTCCGTCGACCAATTGACTTTGAACGGCAAAGTGTACGCGCAGACGATCTGGGATACTTCGAACAGCTACGTTATCGTATACAACAAAAAAGTGTTCGCGGAGCAAGGCCTCAACGTCCCGACAACGTACGCGGAGTTCAAAGACGCGGCTCTGAAAATCCAAAAAGCCGGCATCACGCCGTTGTACGAGCCGGTAGCGGACGGCTGGCACCACGTCCTCTGGTTCGCCGAGCCGGGCCCGCAATACGACAAGCTGCAACCGAACTTATATGAAGATTTAAACGCGAACAAAACGAATTTCGAGACGAGCGCTCCGATGCTGACTTCGCTTACGCAGTTAAAAGAAATGTACGATTTAGGTTTGTTCGGGGATAACGCGCTTTCCGATACGTTCGCGGATATGGCGAATCAGATGGCATCGGGCAAGTTCGCGATGGCGCTCATGACCCAGGATCTCCCGCAACAGATCGAGAAGATCAATCCGGAGCTGAAAGCGACGGATTTCGGATTCTTCGTCATCCCGCTTGCGGACAACCAGATCTACTACGTCAATCCGGGCGGTCCGAGCAAGTTCGTCTACTCGGGCGGCAAGCATATCGAGGAAGCGAAACAGTATTTGGGCTTCTTGGCGGAGCCGGAAAACCTGCAATACCTTCTGGACAATACGCCGACGTTCTCTAATTTGAACTTCTCCGGACTGAAGGACAAATACAGCGACGAGCAGAAGAAGCTGCATGAGACGTATCCGGTGAAAGGCACGGACATCCAAGATTACGTGAACTACGTCAATCCGCAATGGATGGATATGGGGAAAGACATCGTCGGCATGTTCGGCGGCGCCGCGGAACCGGTCGACGTGCTGAAGAGCATCGACAAACGCAGAAGCGACATGGCCAAGATCGCCAAGGACGAAGGCTGGAACAAGTAA
- a CDS encoding carbohydrate ABC transporter permease, translated as MLRNKTYPFYFTLATIALYTLFLVVPGVMGFYYSLTDWNSFSDEINFIGLDNFKTLFSSGEHYMSYVYNTLNFTVSTVVLKTALGLLFAIALNEGIKMKGFHRVMVFMPAIIPMLVVGLVFKSVLNPATGLLNETLRYVGLDFLAQKWLVDVNWAFKSIIAVDTWKGVGYIMIILLAGLQSISKSYYEAASIDGANLWHKFRYVTIPLLMPSLVVTTVLNLLYGLKVFEAVYVLTNGGPGYATDVVYTAIFKEFSMGRYGVGTALSTMLFVFMTIAGYFIIRLMTKGEDERS; from the coding sequence ATGTTGAGAAACAAAACATATCCGTTCTATTTTACGCTTGCGACAATCGCTCTCTATACTTTGTTTCTCGTCGTTCCGGGGGTTATGGGCTTCTATTACTCCTTGACGGATTGGAACAGCTTTTCCGACGAGATCAACTTTATCGGATTGGATAATTTCAAGACGTTGTTTTCTTCAGGCGAGCATTATATGAGCTATGTTTATAACACATTGAATTTTACGGTATCGACCGTCGTCCTGAAGACGGCGCTCGGCCTTCTATTTGCGATAGCTTTAAATGAAGGAATTAAAATGAAGGGTTTCCATCGGGTCATGGTGTTCATGCCCGCGATTATCCCGATGCTCGTCGTAGGCTTGGTTTTCAAATCGGTGCTTAATCCAGCGACGGGGCTGCTTAACGAAACTTTACGGTACGTCGGGTTAGACTTCCTAGCTCAAAAATGGCTTGTAGACGTGAACTGGGCGTTCAAATCGATCATCGCCGTCGATACGTGGAAAGGCGTGGGATACATTATGATCATCCTGCTAGCCGGCCTGCAATCGATATCCAAATCGTACTATGAAGCGGCTTCCATCGACGGAGCGAACCTGTGGCACAAGTTCCGGTACGTGACCATCCCGCTGCTCATGCCGTCCCTGGTCGTTACGACGGTGCTTAATTTGCTGTACGGGCTGAAAGTATTCGAAGCGGTTTACGTGTTGACGAACGGCGGTCCTGGTTATGCGACGGACGTCGTATATACGGCCATATTCAAAGAGTTCTCCATGGGCCGCTACGGCGTTGGCACCGCATTATCCACGATGTTGTTCGTGTTTATGACCATCGCAGGTTACTTTATCATCCGCTTGATGACCAAAGGGGAGGATGAACGGTCATGA
- a CDS encoding carbohydrate ABC transporter permease gives MNKKVQSLLVNGLAWILSLTMLTPLLLIVVNSFKTQTEAASMKLSLPTRWVWDNYSVVIEKGKLISSFSNSLLYSAAATVFGIALAAIAAYIFARNPSKLNRFFYFFMVLGIAMPINFVTLTKVMQFTHIINTQLGIIVLLTVISLPFSVFLLHGYIGSVPRELDEAGIVDGCSPFRLFRTIVLPLLAPVLATVGVLNFMNAWNEFVIPLYYLNDSGKWPMTLAVYNFFGQFQVSWNLVSADIVLTTLPVIVIYLLGQKYIISGMTSGSVKG, from the coding sequence ATGAACAAAAAGGTTCAAAGCTTGCTCGTAAACGGTTTAGCCTGGATACTCAGCCTCACGATGCTGACTCCGCTGCTGCTGATCGTCGTTAACTCGTTCAAAACGCAAACGGAAGCGGCGTCCATGAAGCTTAGCTTGCCGACCCGATGGGTATGGGACAATTACTCCGTCGTCATCGAGAAAGGCAAGCTGATCTCTTCCTTCTCCAATAGCTTGCTTTACTCGGCGGCGGCTACGGTATTCGGCATTGCGCTAGCCGCTATTGCCGCCTATATTTTCGCTCGTAATCCATCGAAGTTAAACCGATTTTTCTACTTCTTCATGGTTCTAGGAATCGCGATGCCGATCAACTTCGTAACGTTGACGAAAGTGATGCAATTCACGCATATCATCAATACCCAGCTCGGCATTATCGTGTTGCTCACGGTTATATCTCTTCCGTTCAGCGTATTTCTTCTCCATGGTTACATCGGATCGGTACCGAGGGAATTAGACGAAGCGGGAATCGTCGACGGCTGTTCGCCGTTCCGGTTGTTCCGGACGATTGTGCTTCCGCTGCTCGCCCCGGTGCTGGCGACCGTCGGCGTTCTCAATTTCATGAACGCGTGGAACGAATTCGTCATTCCGCTGTATTATTTGAACGATTCGGGCAAATGGCCGATGACGCTTGCGGTTTATAATTTCTTCGGGCAGTTTCAAGTCAGTTGGAATCTCGTATCCGCGGACATCGTACTGACGACGTTGCCGGTCATCGTAATTTACTTGTTGGGTCAGAAATATATTATTTCGGGCATGACTTCGGGCTCGGTTAAAGGATAG
- a CDS encoding Gfo/Idh/MocA family protein: MAGKIYRMGVVGLGEGRSIMSAALNSSRWKLAKVCDLNRELCEQRAQEFDFHEWTTNYNELLEDPDIDVIAIYTPDQLHFTHVCQALEAGKDVLCTKPLLPSLEGAKELMEVQERTGKHVFVGQSSRFFEPMKRQRKDFEAGRNGEVETVEAYYITDGRWFLDKAWSRQKGFSWMYNFIIHAVDLVRWYLPDIQEVTGFGRSSANNAAYGLETWDTMRFLMRDSGGRIATVSGSYTLPILDLAAETAMGCTIRGTKGTTRGEYPNLRYHTRFEGEEPALHKMDDMHDYYFRFEGISHHAGEYQNYIEYFAECLDQGVTPMPNVEEAVTTLALMEAMERSLRSNGQVVKVKDVLEEYWAKVR, encoded by the coding sequence ATGGCAGGCAAAATTTATCGTATGGGCGTAGTCGGTTTGGGGGAAGGCCGCAGCATCATGTCCGCGGCGTTGAACAGCAGCCGTTGGAAGCTGGCGAAAGTATGCGACTTGAACCGGGAGTTATGCGAGCAACGGGCGCAGGAGTTCGATTTTCACGAATGGACGACGAATTACAACGAGCTTCTGGAAGACCCGGATATCGACGTGATTGCGATCTATACTCCGGATCAGCTTCATTTTACGCACGTGTGCCAAGCTTTGGAAGCAGGCAAGGACGTATTGTGCACGAAGCCGTTGCTGCCTTCCCTCGAAGGGGCTAAGGAATTGATGGAGGTTCAGGAACGGACGGGCAAACACGTATTCGTCGGTCAAAGCTCGCGGTTCTTCGAACCGATGAAGAGGCAACGGAAGGATTTCGAAGCGGGGCGCAACGGAGAGGTCGAGACCGTGGAAGCTTACTATATTACGGACGGCAGATGGTTTCTGGACAAAGCTTGGAGCAGGCAAAAAGGCTTTAGCTGGATGTACAACTTCATTATCCATGCCGTCGATCTCGTTCGTTGGTACTTGCCGGACATTCAGGAAGTGACTGGCTTCGGCCGCAGTAGCGCCAACAATGCCGCATACGGACTGGAGACATGGGATACGATGCGGTTTCTGATGCGCGACTCCGGGGGTCGGATCGCAACGGTATCGGGAAGCTACACGCTTCCGATCTTGGATCTGGCGGCGGAGACGGCCATGGGCTGCACGATTCGGGGGACGAAAGGCACGACTCGGGGAGAATATCCGAACTTGCGCTACCATACGCGCTTCGAAGGCGAAGAGCCCGCGTTGCACAAGATGGATGACATGCATGATTACTATTTCCGCTTCGAAGGTATTAGTCACCATGCGGGGGAATACCAGAATTACATCGAATATTTCGCCGAATGCCTCGATCAAGGCGTAACGCCGATGCCGAACGTAGAGGAGGCGGTAACGACGTTAGCCTTAATGGAAGCGATGGAACGAAGCCTCCGTTCGAACGGTCAGGTCGTGAAAGTGAAGGACGTTCTCGAGGAGTATTGGGCGAAGGTTCGGTAA
- a CDS encoding AraC family transcriptional regulator — protein sequence MDSSIRTGQKNSVTEQFIPDLKATHHISFLHVREVNSDWIYPSHEHKQHEINYVMKGSQVMSINGKAYRQQAGDFVLIRPGDIHSSKVGAAEGLTYLCLHFEIDDRPLLHLLRSTPLSLIPGTSQDGKAMQTILERLAALVLSEQRFVLSVRALVQSLFYEVIAQLCLTLSTSIDNQDDGRPPHSETAHRIEAFIQAAAKQPIYHGQSDQDRLLIGQIAQKLGISESHCNRLFKKVYGISPRQYLSRMIQDEATRLLGDTDLSIDHISNLLGYADIAHFSRQFKRWTGESPRRYRDNKKDSTYAYDRSQP from the coding sequence ATGGACAGCAGTATTCGCACAGGGCAAAAGAACAGCGTAACGGAGCAGTTTATTCCCGATCTTAAAGCGACCCACCACATTTCCTTCCTCCATGTCAGGGAAGTGAATTCGGATTGGATTTACCCTTCTCACGAGCACAAACAGCACGAAATCAACTACGTGATGAAGGGCAGCCAGGTCATGTCGATTAACGGGAAAGCCTATCGTCAACAAGCTGGAGATTTCGTGCTGATCCGTCCCGGAGATATTCATTCCAGCAAAGTGGGAGCGGCGGAAGGCCTTACTTATTTGTGTTTGCATTTCGAAATTGACGACAGACCGCTGCTGCATTTGCTCCGATCGACCCCGCTATCGCTAATCCCGGGTACATCTCAGGATGGTAAAGCGATGCAAACGATACTTGAACGGCTCGCCGCATTAGTCCTATCCGAACAACGCTTCGTTCTGTCAGTACGCGCCCTTGTTCAATCTTTATTTTACGAAGTCATCGCGCAGCTCTGCTTAACGCTCTCTACGTCGATCGACAACCAAGACGACGGAAGACCGCCCCACTCGGAGACGGCCCATCGCATCGAAGCTTTCATCCAAGCGGCGGCCAAACAGCCGATCTACCACGGCCAGTCCGATCAAGATCGGTTGCTTATCGGACAAATCGCCCAGAAGCTCGGAATAAGCGAATCGCACTGCAATCGATTGTTTAAGAAGGTGTACGGCATCTCTCCCCGGCAATATTTATCCCGAATGATCCAAGACGAAGCCACGCGGCTGTTAGGGGATACGGACCTGAGCATCGACCATATTTCCAATCTGCTCGGCTATGCCGATATCGCTCATTTCAGCAGACAATTCAAAAGGTGGACCGGCGAATCACCCCGTCGTTACCGCGACAATAAAAAGGATTCGACCTACGCCTATGATCGTTCCCAGCCTTAA